The proteins below come from a single Mesobacillus jeotgali genomic window:
- a CDS encoding YpdA family putative bacillithiol disulfide reductase, protein MNKEDVIIVGGGPCGLAAAIALKKKGFNPLIIEKGNIVNAIYNYPTHQTFFSSSEKLAIGDVPFITENLKPKRNQALVYYREVVKREKLRINKYEKVTEVIKQGDNVFMVSTDKQQYTAQNIVIATGYYDHPNLMGIPGEDLSKVSHYFKEAHPFFDMDVVVIGGKNSSVDAAIELEKAGARVTVLYRGAEYSPSIKPWVLPEFEALVRAGSVEMVFNAEVREIEKDYVVYEHEGQKVKLKNDHVFAMTGYRPDHAFLEKMGVKIEEDTGRPYFDPESMETNVPGIFIAGVIAAGNNANEIFIENGRFHGGQIAEAISSRTKNG, encoded by the coding sequence ATGAACAAGGAAGATGTCATTATTGTAGGGGGCGGTCCCTGTGGTCTTGCCGCCGCGATTGCTTTGAAGAAAAAGGGCTTTAATCCACTTATCATAGAAAAAGGAAATATTGTGAATGCGATTTATAATTATCCCACTCATCAAACCTTCTTCAGCAGCAGTGAAAAGCTGGCCATCGGCGATGTTCCCTTCATAACCGAGAACCTTAAACCAAAACGGAATCAGGCATTGGTGTATTACCGTGAAGTGGTCAAACGCGAAAAACTTCGGATTAATAAATATGAAAAGGTGACTGAAGTTATAAAACAAGGCGATAACGTGTTCATGGTTTCCACGGATAAACAGCAATACACCGCTCAAAACATCGTGATCGCGACTGGTTACTATGATCATCCGAATCTCATGGGAATACCAGGCGAAGATTTATCCAAGGTATCCCATTATTTTAAGGAAGCCCATCCTTTCTTCGATATGGATGTCGTGGTCATTGGCGGGAAAAACTCCAGTGTGGATGCTGCGATTGAACTGGAGAAGGCAGGGGCGCGAGTGACCGTATTGTACAGAGGAGCAGAATATTCACCAAGCATCAAACCGTGGGTGCTTCCCGAATTTGAAGCGCTTGTCAGGGCAGGGTCTGTAGAGATGGTATTTAATGCAGAAGTAAGAGAAATCGAAAAAGACTATGTGGTTTATGAGCACGAAGGGCAAAAGGTCAAACTAAAAAATGATCACGTTTTTGCGATGACTGGATACCGTCCGGATCATGCATTCCTTGAGAAAATGGGCGTGAAAATTGAGGAAGATACAGGTCGGCCATATTTTGATCCGGAATCAATGGAAACAAACGTGCCAGGCATTTTTATTGCAGGAGTAATTGCTGCCGGTAACAATGCGAACGAAATATTCATCGAAAATGGACGCTTCCATGGCGGACAGATTGCAGAAGCGATCTCAAGCAGAACCAAGAATGGATAA
- a CDS encoding Glu/Leu/Phe/Val family dehydrogenase, which yields MVAANGNENPNKEDKHDVLRSTQTVIHKALEKLGYPDEVFELLKEPLRMMTVKIPVRMDDGSVKVFTGYRAQHNDAVGPTKGGIRFHPNVTEKEVKALSIWMSLKCGIVDLPYGGGKGGIVCDPRDMSFRELERLSRGYVRAISQIVGPTKDIPAPDVFTNSQIMAWMMDEYSRIDEFNSPGFITGKPLVLGGSHGRESATAKGVTICIREAAKKKGIELEGARVVVQGFGNAGSYLAKFMHDAGAKIIGISDAYGALHDPAGLDVDYLLDRRDSFGTVTKLFNNTITNKELLELDCDILVPAAIENQITEENAHNIRASIVVEAANGPTTLEATEILTERGILLVPDVLASAGGVTVSYFEWVQNNQGYYWTEEEVEEKLEKVMVKSFDSIYDTAQTRRVDMRLAAYMVGVRKMAEASRFRGWI from the coding sequence ATGGTAGCCGCAAACGGTAATGAAAATCCAAATAAAGAAGACAAACATGACGTCTTACGATCTACACAAACTGTTATTCACAAGGCTTTGGAAAAACTCGGATACCCAGATGAGGTTTTTGAGCTTTTAAAGGAGCCGCTCAGGATGATGACAGTAAAAATTCCTGTCAGAATGGATGACGGATCTGTTAAAGTCTTTACTGGCTACCGGGCGCAGCACAATGATGCAGTGGGTCCAACAAAGGGAGGAATACGTTTCCATCCAAACGTAACAGAGAAAGAAGTAAAAGCCTTATCAATCTGGATGAGCTTGAAATGTGGTATCGTCGATCTGCCGTACGGCGGCGGTAAAGGCGGGATCGTTTGTGATCCTCGCGATATGTCATTCAGGGAACTGGAAAGATTGAGCCGGGGATATGTACGTGCGATCAGTCAGATCGTAGGTCCAACAAAAGACATCCCGGCACCTGATGTTTTCACAAACTCACAGATAATGGCTTGGATGATGGATGAATACAGCCGTATAGATGAATTTAACTCTCCAGGATTCATTACAGGCAAGCCGCTGGTACTCGGTGGTTCACATGGTCGTGAATCAGCAACAGCAAAAGGGGTTACGATTTGTATCCGCGAAGCTGCAAAGAAAAAAGGAATTGAACTTGAAGGCGCAAGAGTTGTCGTACAGGGATTCGGTAATGCCGGAAGCTATTTAGCAAAGTTCATGCACGATGCTGGAGCGAAAATCATCGGTATCTCTGATGCTTACGGTGCGCTGCATGATCCTGCAGGACTGGATGTCGACTACTTGCTTGACCGTCGAGACAGTTTCGGTACAGTAACCAAATTATTCAATAATACAATTACAAATAAAGAATTGTTGGAACTTGATTGTGATATCCTTGTTCCAGCTGCGATAGAAAATCAGATTACTGAAGAAAATGCCCATAATATCAGGGCCAGTATCGTCGTTGAGGCTGCTAATGGCCCAACAACGCTCGAAGCAACAGAAATCCTTACAGAACGCGGCATCCTGCTGGTTCCGGATGTACTCGCTTCCGCAGGCGGCGTAACGGTTTCTTACTTTGAATGGGTCCAAAATAATCAGGGTTATTATTGGACAGAAGAAGAAGTGGAAGAGAAGCTTGAAAAGGTGATGGTGAAATCCTTCGATAGCATCTATGATACAGCCCAGACACGCAGAGTAGACATGCGTCTTGCTGCTTATATGGTCGGTGTCCGCAAAATGGCTGAAGCTAGCCGTTTCAGAGGCTGGATTTGA
- a CDS encoding genetic competence negative regulator: MRLERLTNNKIKIFLTIDDLSDRGLTKEDIWKDSLKWHQLFHDMLEEASEEFDLDIIGSVAVEIFSLHAQGMVMIVTMIEQDEDEEQFDDGIIEMQVTLEGSEDILFEFENIEDVIQLAKRLLDAGIIGGSLHFMNDHYYLLMNGILPNEADKTVSIMAEYGVPSILSIHRLLEYGNEIMEERAVENLVHYFMK; this comes from the coding sequence ATGCGCTTGGAACGATTAACCAACAATAAGATTAAGATATTCCTTACGATAGATGACTTATCCGACCGGGGATTGACCAAAGAAGATATATGGAAAGACTCGTTGAAGTGGCATCAGCTTTTTCATGATATGCTTGAGGAAGCCAGCGAGGAATTCGATTTGGATATCATCGGTTCAGTTGCAGTGGAAATTTTTTCATTGCATGCCCAGGGGATGGTCATGATTGTCACTATGATTGAACAGGATGAAGATGAGGAGCAGTTTGATGATGGCATCATAGAAATGCAGGTCACGCTCGAAGGAAGCGAAGACATTTTATTCGAGTTCGAGAATATCGAGGACGTGATCCAGCTGGCGAAAAGACTCCTGGACGCCGGTATTATTGGAGGCAGTCTGCATTTCATGAATGACCATTATTATTTGCTTATGAATGGGATATTGCCTAATGAGGCCGATAAGACGGTTTCAATCATGGCAGAATACGGAGTTCCATCAATATTGAGCATCCACAGACTGCTCGAGTATGGGAACGAAATTATGGAAGAACGTGCAGTCGAAAACCTTGTCCATTATTTTATGAAATAA
- a CDS encoding MerR family transcriptional regulator has translation MGSGAGKYNIKAVSQMLGIQPGTLRAWERRYQMFAPVRNESGHRLYTEEHVEILRWLISKINQGFTISQAVTLLENSSSVSVEKSELPKRDRVDEIGDKLLAALLEFDSSKAHELINEAFSLFTIDKTVIDLLGPILIKVGDLWEEGSITTAHEHFASSFIRSRIEGISNSFPHSSFLPKSIAVCGPGEKHELGLLIYTLYLRRKGFEVIFLGTSIAENDLEVVVEKIKPKFLFFSCTLDENRKATLQLAEEMKRINPDLIIGLGGIAFDSMPLEQQEKYREYIVGMTRAEWEMWLKKRIDQLK, from the coding sequence ATGGGCAGTGGCGCAGGTAAATACAATATAAAGGCAGTATCCCAAATGCTTGGCATCCAGCCTGGCACCCTTAGGGCCTGGGAAAGAAGATATCAGATGTTTGCCCCTGTAAGAAATGAATCCGGTCATCGATTATATACCGAGGAGCATGTAGAAATATTACGGTGGCTGATTTCAAAAATTAATCAAGGCTTTACCATCAGTCAGGCTGTGACTTTGCTTGAAAACTCTTCTTCTGTTTCCGTGGAGAAATCCGAACTGCCTAAAAGGGACAGGGTCGATGAAATTGGAGACAAGCTATTGGCTGCACTTCTTGAGTTCGACAGTTCAAAAGCTCATGAATTAATCAATGAGGCGTTTAGTCTATTTACAATTGATAAAACTGTTATTGATTTATTGGGTCCCATTTTGATTAAAGTGGGTGATTTATGGGAAGAGGGTAGTATAACGACTGCACATGAGCATTTTGCTTCGTCATTTATACGTTCGCGAATAGAAGGGATATCAAATTCTTTTCCGCACAGCTCATTCCTTCCAAAGTCAATTGCAGTTTGCGGTCCCGGTGAAAAGCATGAACTCGGTTTGTTAATCTATACGCTCTACCTAAGGCGAAAAGGCTTTGAAGTTATCTTCCTTGGCACAAGTATTGCCGAAAACGATCTGGAGGTAGTTGTGGAAAAGATTAAACCCAAATTTCTTTTCTTCTCCTGCACTCTCGATGAAAATAGAAAGGCAACCTTGCAGCTTGCCGAAGAAATGAAAAGGATTAACCCGGACCTTATTATTGGGCTCGGTGGAATAGCATTTGATTCCATGCCGTTAGAGCAGCAAGAAAAATATCGGGAGTACATTGTAGGAATGACAAGAGCGGAATGGGAAATGTGGTTAAAAAAGCGCATCGATCAACTTAAATAA
- a CDS encoding metallophosphoesterase: protein MIFIILGMLLIGSFLLLYMYRQAFADRVLEQEIQLKGFPESFGPVKIFFISDIHKRIIQDSIISSVKGKADLVIIGGDLAEKGVPLERVSANIEKLKTIAPVFFVWGNNDYEFNSHELDSLLYHLGVKVLDNTAVKFESGSGDVMHVLGIDDLSLGKSRLDLAVRDAEEEGFRILISHNPAIANSLKPEHNIRLVLSGHTHGGQIRIFGFGPYELGGIKKKNGATVLTSNGYGTTGVPLRLGAKAETHLITLVSDS, encoded by the coding sequence ATTATTTTTATCATCCTTGGAATGCTGCTGATTGGCAGCTTCCTTTTACTATATATGTATCGCCAGGCCTTTGCTGACAGAGTGCTTGAGCAGGAAATACAATTGAAGGGATTTCCGGAGAGCTTCGGGCCAGTCAAAATCTTTTTTATATCAGATATCCATAAGCGGATAATTCAGGATTCTATAATCAGCTCGGTGAAAGGAAAGGCCGACCTTGTGATTATTGGTGGTGACCTTGCTGAAAAAGGTGTTCCGTTGGAGAGGGTTTCTGCCAATATTGAAAAGTTGAAAACGATTGCCCCAGTTTTTTTCGTCTGGGGAAACAATGATTATGAATTCAATTCCCATGAACTTGACTCACTTTTATACCACTTGGGTGTTAAAGTACTGGACAATACCGCAGTTAAATTTGAATCGGGATCTGGGGACGTAATGCACGTTTTAGGGATTGATGATTTAAGTCTTGGTAAAAGCAGACTGGATCTCGCCGTCCGTGATGCCGAGGAAGAAGGATTCAGGATCCTTATCAGCCATAACCCTGCCATCGCTAACAGCCTCAAGCCAGAACACAATATCCGCCTGGTATTGAGCGGTCATACTCATGGGGGGCAAATCAGGATATTTGGGTTTGGTCCGTATGAATTAGGCGGGATCAAAAAGAAAAATGGCGCCACAGTGCTGACCAGCAATGGCTATGGAACCACGGGAGTCCCTTTGAGACTGGGGGCAAAGGCTGAGACGCATCTCATTACATTGGTTTCAGATTCCTGA
- a CDS encoding CBS domain-containing protein, with protein MFVKSIMIPKYKCITAQMDETLQSVLEKLDGNEIDGVPVLDGDQYAGVVTRYGIYQEYFKTGGEKDDFLQNKVARDVLCLQEQILHGIEIFESTLVKLKDIPLMAVVDEKGKFQGAVTRSDALDQFQSAFGVHREGVRIAFTSVETEGRIARLADIAHQFHEHIISLVTFDETDKLVRRIVMKIEKKDNIDKFVKKLEESGFRILDIHEV; from the coding sequence ATGTTTGTTAAAAGTATCATGATACCGAAGTATAAATGTATAACCGCACAAATGGATGAAACATTGCAAAGCGTTCTTGAAAAGCTGGATGGAAATGAAATTGATGGCGTACCCGTGCTGGACGGCGATCAATATGCAGGTGTGGTCACAAGATATGGCATCTACCAGGAGTACTTCAAGACAGGAGGAGAGAAGGATGATTTCCTCCAAAATAAGGTTGCTCGTGATGTACTTTGCCTTCAGGAACAAATCCTTCATGGCATTGAAATCTTCGAAAGTACCTTGGTGAAATTAAAGGATATCCCGCTGATGGCGGTAGTCGATGAAAAGGGGAAATTCCAGGGAGCCGTAACTCGCTCTGATGCCCTGGACCAGTTCCAGAGTGCTTTTGGAGTACATAGGGAGGGCGTCAGGATTGCGTTTACTTCTGTGGAAACAGAAGGACGTATCGCACGACTGGCTGATATTGCCCACCAGTTCCATGAGCATATCATCTCATTGGTTACTTTTGATGAAACAGATAAGCTTGTACGCAGGATTGTCATGAAGATCGAAAAGAAAGACAACATTGATAAGTTTGTCAAGAAGCTGGAAGAGTCTGGGTTCCGCATCCTTGATATCCATGAAGTTTGA
- a CDS encoding spore coat associated protein CotJA, protein MSTYRRVWYPYASPFDPCPPIKAKTYSTPPNLFLGFQPPNLEQFTPMQALRTGTLWKVFYDPWYSPYEAPREEDLS, encoded by the coding sequence TTGTCAACATACAGAAGAGTTTGGTATCCGTACGCCAGTCCCTTCGACCCTTGTCCGCCGATCAAGGCGAAAACGTATTCCACGCCACCGAATTTATTCCTGGGCTTCCAGCCGCCCAATCTAGAACAATTTACGCCAATGCAGGCATTAAGAACAGGAACGCTGTGGAAGGTCTTCTATGACCCTTGGTATTCACCTTATGAGGCTCCAAGGGAGGAGGATCTTTCATGA
- a CDS encoding spore coat protein CotJB, with translation MKQLPKEFYAAMEELQAVDFVLVDLTLYLDTHPEDYEAINQFNQFAKERRRLKKVVESMYGPLQQFGNSYSGYPWNWDDGPWPWQI, from the coding sequence ATGAAACAATTACCGAAAGAGTTCTATGCAGCCATGGAAGAACTCCAGGCTGTAGATTTTGTTCTTGTGGACCTAACACTTTATTTAGATACCCATCCGGAGGATTATGAAGCTATTAACCAATTCAATCAGTTCGCTAAAGAAAGGCGACGGCTAAAAAAGGTCGTCGAAAGCATGTATGGACCTCTCCAGCAATTCGGCAACAGCTATTCAGGATATCCGTGGAACTGGGATGACGGTCCTTGGCCATGGCAAATCTAA
- a CDS encoding manganese catalase family protein: MWLYEKKLQYPVKVSTCNPTLAKFLVEQYGGADGELAAALRYLNQRYTIPDKVIGLLTDIGTEEFAHLEMIATMIYKLTKDATPEQMKQAGLDAHYANHDSALFYHNAAGVPWTASYIAAKGDPIADLYEDIAAEEKARATYQWIINMSDDPDLNDGLRYLREREIIHSQRFREAVEILKDEQGKKRIF; encoded by the coding sequence ATGTGGCTTTATGAAAAGAAGTTGCAATATCCCGTAAAAGTAAGCACTTGTAACCCCACGCTCGCCAAATTCCTGGTTGAGCAATATGGCGGAGCTGACGGAGAATTGGCTGCGGCTCTCAGATACTTAAACCAGCGTTACACCATTCCTGATAAGGTAATTGGACTTTTAACTGATATTGGGACCGAAGAATTCGCTCATTTGGAAATGATTGCTACAATGATTTACAAGCTGACTAAGGATGCCACACCTGAACAAATGAAGCAAGCTGGACTTGATGCCCATTATGCTAACCATGATAGTGCTCTATTTTATCATAATGCTGCAGGTGTTCCATGGACTGCTTCCTATATAGCTGCTAAAGGCGACCCGATAGCAGATTTATATGAGGATATTGCTGCGGAAGAAAAAGCAAGAGCCACTTATCAATGGATCATAAATATGAGCGATGACCCTGACCTGAACGATGGCTTACGATACCTTAGAGAACGCGAAATCATCCATTCCCAGCGCTTCCGTGAAGCAGTGGAGATTCTAAAGGATGAACAAGGGAAAAAGAGAATATTTTAA
- a CDS encoding IS3 family transposase (programmed frameshift), which produces MSKRTYSFQDKIKIVEALKKGSHSISELKFIYKVNDHAIYDWVYRYEKYGAEGLKKSSTWKRYSKELKLAAVQDYLSGDYSQNDVIRKYEISCRRVLQKWINKYNSHRELKDTSKGRTNTMTRRNTTINERKEIVLYCLENGKDYQKAAETFKVSYQQVYQWVKKYEDGGEEALRDKRGRKKEEVELSPEQKMKLEMKRLASENERLRAENLFPKKVRGDRKEAKISQIRLEEKYIAIKELHEEEGFSFVMLCEIAGLARSAYYKWLKRTPSKRECQNVMLVEEMKALHEEVKGIYGYRRITMTLNRRLSKSFNEKRIYRLMKIVGIQSVIRKKKNRYKKSTPQHVAENVLDRNFQAESPNEKWVTDVTEFKYGEARKAYLSAIKDLHDGAIVSYVFGHSNNNKLVFDTLDQATALLNGDRPLIHSDRGFQYTHFGFKQRIDQAQMTQSMSRVGRCIDNGPMESFWGSLKSEKYYMEKYKTFEELSAAIDEYIYFYNHERYQKRLNGLSPLEFRAKAA; this is translated from the exons ATGTCAAAAAGGACATATTCATTCCAAGATAAAATCAAGATCGTAGAGGCGTTAAAAAAGGGTAGCCATTCTATTTCAGAGCTGAAGTTTATATACAAAGTAAATGATCATGCAATTTATGACTGGGTCTACAGGTATGAAAAATACGGAGCAGAAGGATTAAAGAAGTCTTCTACCTGGAAGAGGTATTCTAAGGAACTTAAGCTGGCGGCTGTACAGGACTACCTTAGTGGGGACTACTCTCAAAATGATGTTATCAGAAAGTATGAAATCTCATGTAGACGCGTCCTGCAGAAATGGATTAACAAGTATAATAGTCATAGAGAATTAAAGGACACTTCCAAAGGAAGGACAAACACTATGACTAGAAGAAACACTACCATAAATGAACGAAAAGAGATTGTGCTCTATTGCCTTGAGAACGGCAAGGATTATCAGAAGGCAGCTGAGACCTTTAAGGTCTCTTACCAACAAGTATATCAATGGGTTAAAAAGTATGAGGATGGCGGCGAAGAAGCCCTTCGGGATAAGCGAGGGAGGAAAAAGGAAGAAGTTGAACTCTCCCCAGAACAGAAGATGAAATTGGAGATGAAGAGGCTTGCGAGCGAAAATGAGCGATTACGCGCAGAGAACTTATTCC CTAAAAAAGTTAGAGGAGATCGAAAGGAGGCGAAGATAAGCCAGATACGCCTTGAGGAGAAATATATCGCTATCAAGGAACTTCACGAAGAAGAAGGATTCTCTTTCGTTATGCTTTGTGAAATTGCGGGGTTGGCCAGGTCTGCATATTATAAATGGCTGAAGCGAACACCTTCCAAGCGTGAATGTCAGAATGTGATGCTTGTAGAAGAAATGAAGGCTCTCCATGAGGAGGTTAAAGGAATCTACGGCTACCGCAGGATTACGATGACTTTGAATAGAAGGTTGAGCAAGAGCTTCAATGAAAAGCGAATCTATAGGCTGATGAAGATTGTCGGCATTCAAAGCGTTATTCGGAAAAAGAAAAATCGCTATAAAAAGTCAACCCCTCAACACGTCGCAGAAAACGTGTTAGACCGTAATTTCCAAGCCGAAAGTCCAAATGAGAAATGGGTAACAGATGTGACTGAGTTCAAGTATGGAGAAGCAAGAAAGGCTTATTTGAGTGCAATTAAAGACTTACATGATGGAGCCATCGTTAGTTACGTATTTGGACATTCCAACAACAATAAACTGGTGTTTGATACGCTGGATCAGGCCACAGCCCTACTGAATGGTGACCGCCCACTTATACATAGCGACAGGGGCTTTCAGTATACCCATTTTGGATTTAAACAAAGAATAGATCAAGCACAGATGACTCAAAGTATGTCCCGAGTCGGAAGATGTATTGACAATGGTCCAATGGAATCCTTTTGGGGATCACTGAAAAGCGAGAAATATTACATGGAGAAATATAAGACCTTTGAAGAGCTTTCTGCGGCGATTGATGAGTACATATACTTTTATAATCATGAACGTTACCAAAAAAGATTAAACGGCCTTAGCCCCCTAGAATTCAGGGCTAAAGCCGCCTAG
- a CDS encoding YpbF family protein: protein MEQEIENLDNRTDPATKRMLQNLIERKRKFDRFKSRHLLSVWVTIGFISIYFYYLYVTVLQPYSYSFAEIFSVYVQNSANLYFLILTVGTYGLMILLKEKREKAEKEYQALRCEIVDRSKDLWKKEEEWKNRHIVFDMMKKKFDINLFHENK, encoded by the coding sequence ATGGAACAGGAAATCGAGAATCTTGATAATCGTACGGACCCTGCGACTAAAAGGATGCTGCAGAATTTAATTGAGCGAAAGAGAAAGTTTGACCGGTTTAAATCCAGACATCTTTTGTCAGTATGGGTGACGATCGGATTTATTTCAATCTATTTCTATTATCTCTATGTAACGGTGCTGCAGCCTTATTCGTATTCTTTCGCTGAGATTTTTTCCGTGTATGTTCAGAATTCTGCAAATTTATATTTCCTCATTTTAACGGTAGGGACCTATGGATTGATGATTCTGTTAAAAGAGAAGCGCGAAAAGGCAGAGAAAGAATACCAGGCACTAAGGTGTGAAATAGTGGACAGAAGCAAGGATTTATGGAAAAAAGAAGAGGAATGGAAAAATCGCCATATTGTATTTGACATGATGAAGAAGAAGTTTGATATTAATCTGTTTCATGAAAATAAATAG
- a CDS encoding LysM peptidoglycan-binding domain-containing protein has protein sequence MNKEKPIRDQAERLRKRVERKTEPTTEKKESLPPRSEMHRQKQKKTKVKVKYPVIRLMALFFILLPISFFSIISYLDGVKTPLYKPQERAGVEMINVKGQDERNSKDQKEADQEAPSYEEIADPDGIDVVTAGPAPSSSGDKNTAEEPGDGEEKEGGNITAPASAEPINESAASEDATAEEKVSENNEKVIYHTVKPNETLFRVAMTYYKSQDGIPIIKKANNIQGNEIQAGQVLKIPIKN, from the coding sequence GTGAATAAGGAAAAACCTATTAGGGACCAGGCAGAGCGGCTGCGAAAACGAGTGGAGCGCAAAACTGAGCCTACTACTGAAAAAAAGGAATCCCTCCCGCCAAGAAGTGAGATGCACAGGCAAAAACAGAAAAAAACGAAAGTTAAAGTAAAATACCCTGTCATCAGGCTGATGGCACTGTTTTTCATCCTGCTGCCTATTTCTTTTTTCAGCATTATCTCTTACCTTGATGGCGTTAAAACACCTTTGTATAAGCCGCAGGAACGTGCCGGGGTGGAGATGATCAATGTTAAAGGCCAAGATGAACGAAACAGTAAGGACCAGAAAGAAGCAGATCAGGAAGCGCCATCCTATGAAGAAATTGCCGATCCAGATGGAATCGATGTTGTGACAGCTGGTCCTGCTCCATCAAGCAGCGGGGATAAAAATACTGCGGAAGAACCGGGTGATGGTGAAGAAAAAGAAGGCGGGAATATAACCGCTCCAGCCTCAGCGGAGCCCATAAATGAATCTGCAGCTTCAGAAGACGCAACAGCAGAGGAAAAAGTATCAGAAAACAATGAAAAGGTCATCTATCATACTGTAAAACCAAATGAAACATTGTTCCGAGTAGCAATGACCTACTATAAATCCCAGGATGGAATCCCAATCATTAAAAAAGCAAACAATATCCAGGGGAATGAGATTCAAGCAGGACAAGTATTGAAGATACCTATTAAAAATTAG
- a CDS encoding CPBP family intramembrane glutamic endopeptidase, whose translation MKDRYKETVAGLTEKELLFHLIATQILLLTISGILGMILFDSFNEFEGLFIWKDWNILLVGLTAGAAVVVMDFIFMRYLPKSYYDDGGLNERIFKNRSVVQIMLIAAMVAISEEILFRGVIQTNTGLIISSIIFAVVHYRYLFNWFLFINIILLSFLIGYIYMVTNNLVVTIVMHFFIDFILGIIIKFRTQATIGGTGSE comes from the coding sequence ATGAAAGATCGATATAAGGAAACCGTGGCAGGTCTTACTGAAAAAGAACTGCTGTTCCATTTAATCGCTACGCAAATTTTACTATTAACGATATCGGGAATATTAGGTATGATATTGTTTGATAGCTTCAATGAGTTCGAAGGATTATTTATTTGGAAAGACTGGAATATTTTGTTGGTTGGGCTCACTGCGGGAGCTGCAGTCGTAGTTATGGACTTTATCTTCATGAGATATCTGCCAAAGTCCTATTATGACGATGGGGGCTTGAACGAAAGGATATTCAAGAATAGAAGTGTAGTCCAGATTATGCTGATTGCGGCTATGGTAGCAATTAGTGAGGAAATTCTTTTTAGAGGTGTCATCCAGACAAATACCGGCTTAATCATATCGAGCATAATTTTCGCAGTCGTCCATTATCGCTATCTGTTCAATTGGTTTTTGTTTATTAATATTATTTTATTGAGTTTCTTGATTGGCTATATTTATATGGTGACAAATAATCTTGTTGTGACAATCGTGATGCATTTTTTCATTGATTTTATCTTAGGTATAATCATTAAATTCAGGACTCAAGCAACAATTGGGGGTACAGGCAGTGAATAA